The following are encoded together in the Octopus sinensis linkage group LG15, ASM634580v1, whole genome shotgun sequence genome:
- the LOC118766314 gene encoding phospholipid phosphatase 1-like, translating to MGKQKKKVPALIGRLYSKIGIYMFGAMSTYLLTDVAKYSVGRLRPHFIDVCRPDKSTYNCSQGYVTSFICTNSDTFLIKQSRLSFVSGHSSFATFSMLFLAIYVHVTLPSKLGSMPKALLELIAISLGIYTCFTRISDYKHHWSDVLAGGSLGIIVCLIVIYKLSDFFTPENRENYELTTYKIPDARSISQASSSSGCETAVTLDNHR from the exons ATGGGCAAGCAGAAGAAGAAAGTACCAGCTCTGATCGGAAGACTCTACAGCAAGATCGGAATATATATGTTTGGCGCGATGAGCACCTATCTATTGACAGATGTAGCAAAGTACTCAGTGGGAAGGCTACGGCCCCATTTTATTGATGTATGCAGACCCGACAAATCAACGTATAACTGTTCACAGGGTTATGTGACGTCATTCATATGTACGAATTCCGACACATTCTTAATTAAACAAAGCAG attATCTTTCGTATCTGGCCACTCGTCGTTTGCCACGTTCTCCATGCTGTTCCTGGCG ATTTATGTCCACGTGACGTTACCTTCTAAGCTGGGGTCAATGCCAAAAGCCCTTCTGGAGCTCATCGCCATATCCCTGGGTATTTACACCTGCTTCACCCGAATATCTGACTATAAGCACCATTGGAGTGATGTATTGGCTGGGGGCTCCCTCGGCATCATCGTCTGTTTAATTGTG ATCTATAAATTATCGGACTTCTTCACACCAGAAAATCGAGAGAACTATGAACTCACTACTTACAAAATCCCGGATGCACGAAGTATATCACAAGCTTCATCAAGTTCAGGCTGTGAGACAGCTGTTACTCTTGACAACCATCGCTAG